The sequence TCCGATGCTCAGAATGTTCCGCCGCCGCCGCAACAGCAACAGCAGCAAACCACCTTTAACGTGACGTCTGTTGCCACGCCGACCTCGTCCACGCTGAACACCATCACCACCACCGCGGTCAACCCGCTGAATTTCTCGATGGCCACCACTGTGGTCGCTCCGGTGACGACTCCGACGAACGCGCCGAGCGCTCCGGCTCCGGCCCCTGCTCCTGCGGGCGGCGCGGAGGGCATGCCGACTGCGGTTGCTTCCCAGATCAAGGCCTTCACGGGTGGCTGGGGCAAGGGACAGGGTTCCGGAACGGGTAGTCGTAGCCGGGAGTTTGAATTCACCGCCTACATCGGCCAGTACAATGGCGGGAATTGGAATTCCACCATCCGGGTCAGCGGAGGCAAGATCGAAACGGGAAGTCTGCCGAACCTGCTGTATTTGATGAGCTTTTGGTCGAAAGACAAGATCAAGACGAACTACAAGAACGTCAAAGCGATCAAGCTCGATAGCGATGAGATTTTCGCCGTCAAGCCGCCCTTCATTTTCCTTACGGGCACGCGTGATTTCGTCCTGACTCCGAAGGAAGTCGAGAATCTCCAGAAATACGTCCGCATGGGCGGTTGCATCTGGGGTGACAGTTCGGTGCCGGGTCTCCGCTCGCGTTTTGACATTGCCTTCCGCCGTGAGATGAAGCGCGTGATTCCCGACGTGGACAAGGACTTCGAGCCTCTACCTGCGAATCATCCGATCTTTACGCAGAGCCCGTACTTTCCCGAGGTTAAGGACGTGCCTCCCGGCCTGAACTACTACTCGCTCCCGATCTACGCGATGAAGATCTACGGTGAGGTAGCCATCATCTACACCGCCAATGATTATGGCGATATGTGGCAGGTCGGTCTGGATGAGAACGGCAAGATCGATTTTCGCAGGAACGCGGCTGGTCTGTACGTGGCTCTTAATCCGGCTATCTGGGATCAGCGCGACGTGTACATCCGCAACCTGGGTGTGGATGCGCTCACGATGACCTACAAGTTTGGTACGAACCTGGTCATCCACCTGCTCACCCGCTGGGAGAGCAAGGTCCGTACTGCTCCCACTCTCTAGGTTGATTTAGCTCTGTATTTCTAAGGCTGTGGTGATCCTCAGATCGCCACAGCCTTTTTCTTTGTCTTTTTAACTGGTGCAGGTTTGTCGCCTCCCTGCACAAGAGCCTCTTTGATGAAGGGGGCGGTGCGGCTTTCCTTGCTGAAGGAGACTTCTTCCGGCGTGCCGGAGGCAATCACCTTTCCGCCCTTGGCCCCTGCCTCGGGGCCGACGTCGACGACATAGTCTGCCTCCGCAATGACGTCGAGGTGATGCTCGATCACGATGACGGTGCCGCCTTCATCGACCAGACGATGCAGGACCTGGATGAGCTGGCTGACATCATGTGCGTGGAGGCCGATGGTGGGTTCCTCGAGGATGTAGAGCGTCGACTTGCCCCGGCGCGTCGTCTTGATCTCCTCGGCCGTGGATGTGGCGCGACGGGTGAGCTGGGTGACCAGCTTGATACGCTGCGCCTCGCCTCCGCTGAGAGTAGGCGAGGGCTGGCCGAGCTTGAGATACCCCAGGCCGGTCTCGTTGAGGAGACTGAGTGCGCGGCGGATTTTCGGATGCGACCCGAAGAATTCCGCGGCCTGCTCCACCGTCATCTCCATGACGTCGCCGATCGACTTGCCGTTGTACTCGATTTCCAGGGTGGCGGAGTTGTACCGCTTGCCGAGACATTCCTGACACGGCATGTAGGCGGCAGGGAGGAAGTTCATCTCGAGCTTGATCACGCCCTGTCCCTGGCAGGCTTCACAACGCCCGCCCTCGGTGTTAAAAGAAAACCGGCTCGCGGAATATCCTCGCATGCGGGAGGCGGGAAGGTTGGCGTAAAGGCTGCGGATTTCGTCGAAGACCTTGATGTAGGTCGCAGGCGTGGAGCGTGAGCTCTTGCCAATGGGCGACTGATCCACCTCGAGGACCGCACCGAGTTCGTTGCATCCCGTGATCGAACCCCACGGCTGATCGAGTGGGAGCTTCCGGCGCGACGAGCGCGAAAGCGCGTCCTTGACCGCAGGCAGCACGATGCCGCGGACCAGCGTGCTTTTGCCCGAGCCGGAGATGCCCGAGACGACAGAAAGGCGGTTGAGAGGGAACTTCACGCTCACGTCCTTGAGATTGTGAAGATTGCCGCCGCGCAATTCCACCCAACCCGGCGCGACATCCAGCGCACGTCGCTCGCCGCGTGAAGGATGCCGCATCGGTTCGCGCAGGGTCTGGCCGGTCAGGGATTTCTTGTCGGCGAGTATGGTCTTGAGCGGTCCCGCTGCCACGATCTCGCCCCCCCTGCTTCCCGCTCTCGGGCCCAAGTCGATGATGTGATCGGCGCGACGCATGGTTTCCTCATCGTGCTCGACAATGACGAGGGAATTGCCATTCCCCGCCAGAGCTTCCAGGGCATCGAGCAGCCGCGAGTTATCCCGGGCATGCAGGCCGATGGTAGGCTCGTCGAGAACGTAGAGCACGCCACGCAGATTCGATCCGAGCTGAGCCGCAAGGCGGATACGTTGCGACTCTCCGCCGCTCAGTGTATTTGCAGCGCGATCGAGCGTGAGATAATCGAGGCCGACCTGGCTGAGGAATTTCAGGCGCTGCGAAATCTCCGCGAGGATGTCGTGCGAGATCTGCTCGGCGGAGCCGCGGAATTTGAATTTCCCAACCAATTCCAATGCGTCCGTGGCCGAGGAGCCTGTGATGCCCTCGATGGTGTGGCCTTGCAGATGCACCGCGCGTGCCACCTCGTTGAGCCGGGTTCCCTGGCAGATCGGGCAGGGGCGCGCCTCGGTTTCCTCGAGATTTTCATGGCTGCGTTCCTCTGCGAGTTCGGCCTCGAGTTCGGAATCGAATTCCTTCTTGGAAAACGACTCCCAGACCACTCCGAATCCCCGGCAGTGCGTGCACCAGCCATGCGGCGAGTTGAAGGAGAATAATCTCGGATCGAGCGGCTCGAAGGCACGGGCGCACGACGGGCAGTTCATTTCGGAGCTCAGGATGTGATACTCGCCTTTCGAATCCCGCACGCGGGCGGACCCCTTGCCGAGTTCGATGGCGCGGCGTACGATGGCGGGAATCTCCGAGGCATTGGAGGAATCCAGCTCACCGACCAATGCGTCGATGGTATGTTCTTTGAAGCGCTCGAGCTTGTTGAAATTTGTCACCCGCACGAGCTTTCCATCGACGAGCAGGGTGTCGATGCCCTGCCGCTCCGCCCAGAGGGCGATCTTGGAGTGGAAGCCCTTGCGTGCCTTGATCAGGGGAGCAAAGACCAGCGTCTTGCCCTTTTTGGCAAAGCCCTGCACCGTCGTGACGATGGCCGAGAGCGTTTGCTTCTCCACCGGCACATGGCAGTCCGGGCAATGCTGGGTGCCGAGTTTGGCAAAGAGCAGGCGCAGGAAGTGATAGATCTCCGTGACCGTGGCGACGGTCGACTTGCCTCCTCCGCGTGTCACTCGCTGCTCGATGGCCACGCTGGGTGGAAGCCCCTCGATGGAATCCACATCGGGCTTTTCCATCTGCTCGACGAACTGCCGGGCATAGGCCGACATGCTGTCGAGAAAGCGCCTCTGGCCCTCGGCGAAAAGAATGTCAAAGGCGAGGGTGGATTTTCCCGATCCGCTCAGGCCGGTCACGACGACGATCTTTTCGCGCGGAATCTCGACGGTGATGTTCTTGAGGTTGTGCTCGCGGGCACCCTGTACGCGGATGACGTCGAGAGCCTTCTTCGGCGTGGTGGCCCGGGCGACGGGAACCTTCTGGCCTTTCTTGCTGTTCAGCAACTGGGCCAGAAAGCGTCCCGTATGCGAGTCGGCGCATTTTGCCACGTCCTCTGGAGTACCTGCGGCTACGAGTTTGCCGCCCTGGTCGCCCGCCTCGGGGCCGAGGTCGACCACCCAGTCGGCGGATTTGATGACCTCAAGGTTGTGCTCGATCACGATCACGCTGTCGCCCTCGTCGACCAGGCGCTGGAAGACGCGAAGCAACTGCGCCACATCGTCGAAGTGCAATCCCGTCGTCGGTTCGTCAAAAATGAGCAGTGCGCCAGTCTCGCGCCGTTCCGCGAGATGGCTGGCAAGCTTCAGGCGCTGGGATTCTCCACCGCTGAGGGCATTCACCGGCTGGCCGAGACGCAGGTAATCGAGGCCCACATCGGCCAGGAGTTGCAGAGGCTGTACGATACGGGCATGGCCTGCGAAAAAACCGATGGCATCGCGCACGGTCATCTCCAGCACATCGTGTATCGACTTGCCCTTGTATTCCACCTTGAGCACGTGGGGCTGGAAGCGCTTGCCCTCGCACTCGGGGCATCGCAGGAAAAGGTCGCTGAGAAATTGCATCTCGACCTTTTCAAAGCCGAGACCGGCGCAGCGTTCACAGCGGCCATTGCCTGAGTTGAAGGAGAACGACGACGGCGAAAGCCCGGCGCCGAGCGACTCTGGCAGCGTGCCGAAAAGCTCCCGGACGCCGTCATAAACGCCGAGGTACACGGCGGGGGTTGAGCGAGGACTCCGAGCCAGTGGCGATTGATCCACCATGACGATGTCGCCAAGATCCTCATCGCCCTTGAGCGAGCGCACGTAACCCGGCCCGTCTGTTTCGTCGGGTGTTTCTGCGACGAGGTTGCGGTAGAGCACGTCGTGAATGAGCGAGCTCTTGCCTGATCCGGAGACGCCCGTAATGGCGCAGAATACGCCCAGCGGGATGTCGACATCCAGCCCCTGGAGGTTGTGATGCCGGATGCCTTTCATGCGGAGCGATTTCACTGACTTGCGGCGTTTGGCCGGAATCGGGATCGTCTTCTTGCCCGAGAGATAATCGCCGGTCAGCGACTCCTGCCCTTGCAGCTTCGTCAGCGGGCCGGAGTACATGAGTTTGCCGCCTGTGCTGCCGCGACCGGGGCCGATATCCACGAGATGGTCGGCGGCGCGAATGATCGCCTCCTCATGCTCCACCACGACGAGGGTGTTTCCCTTGTCCCGTAAAGCGTGCATGATCTCGACGAGACGGCTGGTGTCGCGCGGGTGCAGGCCCACGCTCGGCTCGTCCATGACGAAGAGGGTATTGACCAATGACGCCCCCAGGCAGGTCGTGAGATTTACGCGTTCGATCTCTCCACCGGAGAGCGTGCGGGTGGGGCGATCCAGCGTCAGATATCCAAGGCCGACGCTATCGAGGTAGTTCAGCCGTGAGGCGATCTGGTCCCGCAGCAGCAGAGAACTCGGATCACCCGTGGGCAGATTTACCTCGGCCATGATCTTGCGCAGATCACGCACCGGCGTGGAGGCGATCTCGGGCAGAGTGCGATGGGCGGGTTCCAGGCGATAATTCAGTGTCTCGGGCTGGAAACGGCCGCCCTTGCAGGTCGGGCAGGGCTGGTAGCTGCGATACCGGCTGAGCAGCACACGGATGTGCATCTTGTAGGTTTTTGACTCCAGCCAGTTGAAGAAACCCTGCACGCCGTACCAGCCGCCGTGCTGCCAGGATTCCTCGGGGTTACCGCCATCGCCCTCAAGGACCCACTTCTGGTCCGCCTCGGGCAGTTCGTCGAAGGCGATATGGACGTCGACATCCCGCTTGGCCGCAGCCCGCATGAGGTCGCGCTGGCATTCCTTGGACTGACCGCTCTGGAACGGTCGCACCACGCCCGCCGCGATGGAGAGCGACTTGTCCGGCATCACGCGGGTCCAGTCGATACCGATCACCCGGCCAAATCCGCGGCAATCCGGACAGGCGCCGAGCGGGTTGTTGAAAGTGAAGAGTCCCGGACTCGGCGGGCGGATCGTGATATCGCAGTGGGCGCAATGCCACCCCGACGAGTAGGGAAGTGTATTGCCGCCCTCCACAGGGTGGACGTCAATCTTGCCTGCTCCGAGACGCAGCGAGGCCTCGATGGCCTCGGAGAGACGACTCCGGTTTTCCTCCGTGACGGCGATGCGATCCTGGATCACCGGGACCACTGCGGGCAGACGCGGCATGCCTGGCGCCTCGTCGGTGCGAACCACCTTGCCGTAAAGCCAGACTCGCAGGTAGCCCTGCTGGCGGAGGAAATCGAAGAAATCAGCCGGTTTCGTGCCCGGAGGCACCGGAATTCCGAAGGTTACGAGCACCTGCTGGCCCGCCATCGTCGAGTAAATCTGCTCAAGGATCGAGGTGGGCGTTTCGGTGCGGATTTCCCGCTGGCATTCCGGGCAGAAGGCATGGGCCGCACGGGGAAAGAAGAGTTTCAGATAGTCGTTGATCTCCGTGATCGTGCCGACCGTCGACCGGGTGGTCTTGACGGAATTCGCCTGCTCGATTGCGATCGCGGGGGGGATGCCCTCGATGAGGTCCGCCTGCGGCTTGTCCATGCGGTCGAGGAACTGTCGCGTGTATGGGCTGAAGGTTTCCACATACCGCCGCTGGCCCTCGGCATAGAGGGTATCGAAGGCAAAGCTCGATTTGCCGCTACCGCTGGGGCCGGTCACCACGATCAACTGACCGAGTGGCAGATCTACATCGAGGCCTTGGAGGTTGTTTTGGCGGGCGCCGCGTACTCGAATCACAGAAGACACACCGTAGCATACGAAGGGAGGCAAGTCCTTGGAGGGATAAAATCATCCAAATGAAAAATTTCCTTCTTGCGCCAGACCTGCCGCCTGTCTTGCCTCCTGCGAGAACAGCCTCTATCCTCCTGCGCTTTCATGAGACGTGTCGCCGGATTTTTTCTCTGTTTGCTCCTGGCTGGATGTGGCGGCGGCAGCCGTGACTATGCGCCATCCTCGACGCCCCGGCAGGTCCGCATCGACTGGCTCGGCAACCAGACGTTTCTCTTTACGTCCAGTATCGGGCTGAAAGTCCTCGTCAATCCTCATGCCGACGGGACGGGTGGTCCCAATCTCCCTCGCAACCTTGCTCCTGACGTCCTCCTCGTCACCATGGAGAAACCTGCCTTTAACTCCGAGGACTCCATCACCAACACGCCCACCGCTTTCCGTGGAGCCATCGGGACGGGTCTCAATAATGCCTCGGGCATCCGCTTCCGGGGCGTGCCGACCTACACCGACGCGACCAAGGGCGAGAATATGAACCTCGTCTTCTCCTGGGCCATGGAGGGCATTCGGTTCTGTTTTGCTGGCAATCTCCCTGGTCCGCTCACCGGTGAGGAGGTCGCTCAGCTCGGTCAGATTGACGTTCTCTTCCTCCCGGTCGGCCAGCCTTCCTACCTCACAGACGAGGAACGCGTCCTCATCATCAACCAGCTTCACCCCAAGGTCGTCGTTCCCATGGGAACTCCTGGGGCCATCGAGTCCTGGATCGCCGGACGTGGCGGAGTTCATCGTCTCACCGGGCCATCCGTCCTTCTCAACGCAGCCAATCTCCCCGGACCTACCATTCTCGTTTTCGCACCGTGAAAATTCTCATCATCGGATCAGGAGGGCGTGAGCACGCCCTGGCATGGAAGCTCAAGCAGTCGCCTCGCG comes from Terrimicrobium sacchariphilum and encodes:
- a CDS encoding DUF4159 domain-containing protein, with the translated sequence MAGQLPPVLQKFIDKFSNSRDFAISFTLHVILVAVFGGTVLFKAVQEPPDFEGGEGGFVQASDAQNVPPPPQQQQQQTTFNVTSVATPTSSTLNTITTTAVNPLNFSMATTVVAPVTTPTNAPSAPAPAPAPAGGAEGMPTAVASQIKAFTGGWGKGQGSGTGSRSREFEFTAYIGQYNGGNWNSTIRVSGGKIETGSLPNLLYLMSFWSKDKIKTNYKNVKAIKLDSDEIFAVKPPFIFLTGTRDFVLTPKEVENLQKYVRMGGCIWGDSSVPGLRSRFDIAFRREMKRVIPDVDKDFEPLPANHPIFTQSPYFPEVKDVPPGLNYYSLPIYAMKIYGEVAIIYTANDYGDMWQVGLDENGKIDFRRNAAGLYVALNPAIWDQRDVYIRNLGVDALTMTYKFGTNLVIHLLTRWESKVRTAPTL
- a CDS encoding MBL fold metallo-hydrolase, whose translation is MRRVAGFFLCLLLAGCGGGSRDYAPSSTPRQVRIDWLGNQTFLFTSSIGLKVLVNPHADGTGGPNLPRNLAPDVLLVTMEKPAFNSEDSITNTPTAFRGAIGTGLNNASGIRFRGVPTYTDATKGENMNLVFSWAMEGIRFCFAGNLPGPLTGEEVAQLGQIDVLFLPVGQPSYLTDEERVLIINQLHPKVVVPMGTPGAIESWIAGRGGVHRLTGPSVLLNAANLPGPTILVFAP
- the uvrA gene encoding excinuclease ABC subunit UvrA — encoded protein: MSSVIRVRGARQNNLQGLDVDLPLGQLIVVTGPSGSGKSSFAFDTLYAEGQRRYVETFSPYTRQFLDRMDKPQADLIEGIPPAIAIEQANSVKTTRSTVGTITEINDYLKLFFPRAAHAFCPECQREIRTETPTSILEQIYSTMAGQQVLVTFGIPVPPGTKPADFFDFLRQQGYLRVWLYGKVVRTDEAPGMPRLPAVVPVIQDRIAVTEENRSRLSEAIEASLRLGAGKIDVHPVEGGNTLPYSSGWHCAHCDITIRPPSPGLFTFNNPLGACPDCRGFGRVIGIDWTRVMPDKSLSIAAGVVRPFQSGQSKECQRDLMRAAAKRDVDVHIAFDELPEADQKWVLEGDGGNPEESWQHGGWYGVQGFFNWLESKTYKMHIRVLLSRYRSYQPCPTCKGGRFQPETLNYRLEPAHRTLPEIASTPVRDLRKIMAEVNLPTGDPSSLLLRDQIASRLNYLDSVGLGYLTLDRPTRTLSGGEIERVNLTTCLGASLVNTLFVMDEPSVGLHPRDTSRLVEIMHALRDKGNTLVVVEHEEAIIRAADHLVDIGPGRGSTGGKLMYSGPLTKLQGQESLTGDYLSGKKTIPIPAKRRKSVKSLRMKGIRHHNLQGLDVDIPLGVFCAITGVSGSGKSSLIHDVLYRNLVAETPDETDGPGYVRSLKGDEDLGDIVMVDQSPLARSPRSTPAVYLGVYDGVRELFGTLPESLGAGLSPSSFSFNSGNGRCERCAGLGFEKVEMQFLSDLFLRCPECEGKRFQPHVLKVEYKGKSIHDVLEMTVRDAIGFFAGHARIVQPLQLLADVGLDYLRLGQPVNALSGGESQRLKLASHLAERRETGALLIFDEPTTGLHFDDVAQLLRVFQRLVDEGDSVIVIEHNLEVIKSADWVVDLGPEAGDQGGKLVAAGTPEDVAKCADSHTGRFLAQLLNSKKGQKVPVARATTPKKALDVIRVQGAREHNLKNITVEIPREKIVVVTGLSGSGKSTLAFDILFAEGQRRFLDSMSAYARQFVEQMEKPDVDSIEGLPPSVAIEQRVTRGGGKSTVATVTEIYHFLRLLFAKLGTQHCPDCHVPVEKQTLSAIVTTVQGFAKKGKTLVFAPLIKARKGFHSKIALWAERQGIDTLLVDGKLVRVTNFNKLERFKEHTIDALVGELDSSNASEIPAIVRRAIELGKGSARVRDSKGEYHILSSEMNCPSCARAFEPLDPRLFSFNSPHGWCTHCRGFGVVWESFSKKEFDSELEAELAEERSHENLEETEARPCPICQGTRLNEVARAVHLQGHTIEGITGSSATDALELVGKFKFRGSAEQISHDILAEISQRLKFLSQVGLDYLTLDRAANTLSGGESQRIRLAAQLGSNLRGVLYVLDEPTIGLHARDNSRLLDALEALAGNGNSLVIVEHDEETMRRADHIIDLGPRAGSRGGEIVAAGPLKTILADKKSLTGQTLREPMRHPSRGERRALDVAPGWVELRGGNLHNLKDVSVKFPLNRLSVVSGISGSGKSTLVRGIVLPAVKDALSRSSRRKLPLDQPWGSITGCNELGAVLEVDQSPIGKSSRSTPATYIKVFDEIRSLYANLPASRMRGYSASRFSFNTEGGRCEACQGQGVIKLEMNFLPAAYMPCQECLGKRYNSATLEIEYNGKSIGDVMEMTVEQAAEFFGSHPKIRRALSLLNETGLGYLKLGQPSPTLSGGEAQRIKLVTQLTRRATSTAEEIKTTRRGKSTLYILEEPTIGLHAHDVSQLIQVLHRLVDEGGTVIVIEHHLDVIAEADYVVDVGPEAGAKGGKVIASGTPEEVSFSKESRTAPFIKEALVQGGDKPAPVKKTKKKAVAI